One stretch of Agelaius phoeniceus isolate bAgePho1 chromosome W unlocalized genomic scaffold, bAgePho1.hap1 SUPER_W_unloc_2, whole genome shotgun sequence DNA includes these proteins:
- the LOC143692588 gene encoding olfactory receptor 14A16-like, with protein sequence MSNSSSIRHFLLLALADTRQLQLLHFCLLLGISLAALLGNGLIISAVACGHHLRTPMFFFLLNLALADLGSICTTVPKAMHNSLWDTRDISYTGCAAQLFFFLFFISAEFYLLTIMSYDRYMSICKPLHYGTLLGSRACAHMAAAAWASAFLHALMHTANTFSLPLCHGNALGQFFCEIPQILKLSSSHSNLREVGLIAVSSCLSFGCFVFIVFSYVQIFRAVLRIPSEQGRHKAFSTCLPHMAVISLFLSSVIFAHLKPPSMSSPSLNLALSVLYSVVPPALNPLIYSLRNQELKAAVWTLMTGWLTGLEFPSSSFQPFLGMGSHWHLHCSGPSLLSQD encoded by the exons atgtccaacagcagctccatcaggcacttcctcctgctggcattggcagacacgcggcagctgcagctcctgcacttctgcctcttgctgggcatctccctggctgccctcctgggcaacggcctcatcatcagcgccgtagcctgcggccaccacctgcgcacgcccatgttcttcttcctgctcaacctggccctcgctgacctgggctccatctgcaccactgtccctaaagccatgcacaattccctctgggacaccagggacatctcctacactggatgtgctgcacagctctttttcttcctgttcttcatctcagcagagttttATTTGCTGACCATCATGTCCTATGACCGCTAcatgtccatctgcaaacccctgcactacgggaccctcctgggcagcagagcttgtgcccacatggcagcagctgcctgggccagtgcctttctccatgctctcatgcacacagccaatacattttccctgcccctgtgccatggcaatgccctgggacagttcttctgtgaaatcccacagatcctcaagctctcctccTCACACTCAAACCTCAGGGAAGTAGGGCTCATTGCTGTTAGCTCCTGTTTatcatttggctgttttgtgttcattgttttctcttatgtgcagattttcagggctgtgctgaggatcccctctgagcagggacggcacaaagccttttccacctgcctccctcacatggCTGTcatctccctgttcctcagcagtgttatctttgctcacctgaagcccccctccatgtcctccccatccctgaatctggccctgtcagttctgtactcggtggtgcctccagccctgaaccccctcatctacagcctgaggaaccaggagctcaaggctgcagtgtggacactgatgactggatg gctgacaggcctggagttccccagctcctccttccagcccttcctggggatgggctcacactggcacctccactgctctgggccctccctgctgagccaggactga
- the LOC143692772 gene encoding olfactory receptor 14J1-like, which yields MSNSSSIRHFLLLALADTRQLQLLHFCLLLGISLAALLGNGLIISAVACGHHLHTPMFFFLLNLALTDLGSICTTVPKAMHNSLWDTSNISYTACAAQLFFFLFFISAEFYLLTVMCYDRYVSICKPLHYGTLLCSRACAHMAAAAWASAFLNALVHTANTFSLHVCHGNALGQFFCEIPQILKLSCSDTNLREFGLVAFSAFLFLGYFVFIVFSYVQIFRAVLRIPSEQGRHKAFSTCLPHLAVLSLFIITATFAHLKPPSMSSPSLDLALSVLYSVVTPALNPLIYSLRNQELKDTLRKMMTVSFQKQ from the coding sequence atgtccaacagcagctccatcaggcacttcctcctgctggcattggcagacacgcggcagctgcagctcctgcacttctgcctcttgctgggcatctccctggctgccctcctgggcaacggcctcatcatcagcgccgtagcctgcggccaccacctgcacacgcccatgttcttcttcctgctcaacctggccctcactgacctgggctccatctgcaccactgtccccaaagccatgcacaattccctctgggacaccagcaacatctcctacactgcatgtgctgcacagctatttttctttctcttcttcatctcagcagagttctATCTtctgaccgtgatgtgctatgaccgctacgtgtccatctgcaaacccctgcactacgggaccctcctgtgcagcagagcttgtgcccacatggcagcagctgcctgggccagtgcctttctcaatgctctcgtgcacacggccaatacattttccctgcatgtgtgccatggcaatgccctgggccagttcttctgtgaaatcccacagatcctcaagctctcctgctcagacACAAACCTGAGGGAATTTGGGCTTGTTGCTTttagtgcttttctttttttgggttattttgtgtTCAtagttttctcctatgtgcagatcttcagggctgtgctgaggatcccctctgagcagggacggcacaaagccttttccacctgcctccctcacctggctgtgctatCCCTGTTCATCATCACTGCCACATTTGCTCActtgaagcccccctccatgtcctccccatccctggatctggccctgtcagttctgtactcggtggtgactccagccctgaaccccctcatctacagcctgaggaaccaggagctcaaggatACCCTGAGAAAAATGATGACTGTATCTTTTCAGAAACAATAA